AACCGCTAAGGCGAGCGACATTACTTCCCATCTGGGCTTAGGTTTAAGCAACAAACTCCCTAAACTGCTCGGAAAAGCCGGCCTTTTACCCCTTAATATAAGATCCGGCGTTATCCAGGCCATCCCCCGGCTGGTTAGCCCTGCTTTTTCCCTGCTGCCTTTTAGTACACAAAAAAAACTGCTGCTGCCGGCATTAACCTCTGTCTTTAAAGAAGCCCTCGTAGACGGGGAATTTGATTTTTTGCAAGACAAATGGCTGCGCATCAGCATTACCGATCTCGATATCAACTGGTGGTTAAGCTACGATAAAGACCAACTGATAATGGCCCCGGCACAAGACTTCTCAGAAGAAAACCCGGAAGATGTCAGTTTCAGTGCCAGCGGCGATGACTTGCTGCTTATTGCCGGACGTAAACAGGATCCCGATACCTTATTTTTCCAGCGCCGGTTAAAAATCGAAGGGGATACCGAATTAGGGCTTGAACTGAAAAACCTGATCGACGCCATAGATATTGACCAGCTGCCCAGTGCAGTACATGACCTGGTAGCTGCCGCTGCCGAGCTGTTGCAGCAGACAAAAACCGAGCTGGCGGCAAAAAATTAATAAAATATCCTTAAAAAGTAAAACCTTAAAATTAAATCAGGTAGCCGATTTCCGGGTCAGATCCGCCTTGGGCTGACCCGCATAAGAGCCGCAGATTATAAAAAGTATAGAATTTAATCCAAAGATGCATAAATGTTACCGGGATATAACAATTCCCCTTCCTCTCTCTAGACCTCAATTGCAATAAAGTATATCCTCTATCTTTAAAGCTAGGTTTTTGCAAAAAATTAATCAGGGAAGGCAAAATGGCTTTCATCTTAAATCACAATACACAGTCACTTTGTTATTTATACGGCCACCATAGTTTTGGCCGCCTGGCCTATTCCGTAAATACCCTGGTTTCCAATGCCGCCGTCTCCAAAATTCATGCCATTATTGAATGGGAAAATGACGCCTGGCATATACGTGATTTAAGCAGCAACGGTACCTGGTTAAATAACCGCAGGCTACCGGAGAACACTAAGGCCCAGCTGAAACTTAACGATGATATTTATTTTGCCGGATTAAAAGATATCCGCTTTACCGTTAAGGATCTGTCTGCCCCGTGCGATCTCCTTATCCCCCTGAATCTGGAGACTAACCCCGGGTTGTTAAAAGCTAACTCCGGACAGTTGCCGGCTTTCAGTTTATCCCATTATCATTTACTGCCTTCCGAGCAAAACCCTGAGATTGTCCTCTACCTGAACCGGTTTAACGGTTTGTGGAGCGTGGAATATCTTAATCAGGAAAACATTACCCTGACAGACGCGGAAAATCTCTCCCGCGGGCAGTCGATACATAATACCCAGCACCCTCATGTGGTAAATGAGCACGATATTATTACCTTTGCCGGACAAAAATGGCGCCTGCAACTGAGCCATCTGGAAAAATCAACCGAATTGCTCAGTAACAACGAAGAGAAAATCAATCAGCTGAGCTTTACCTTTAACCTGACTCCGGATGAAGAAGAAACCCAATTAAAGTTGCATCATCAGGGGAAAACTACAGATTTTCAGGTACGTAGCCATCATTACCTGACCCTGAACCTGGCCCGGTACCGG
This genomic window from Thalassomonas viridans contains:
- a CDS encoding FHA domain-containing protein, which produces MAFILNHNTQSLCYLYGHHSFGRLAYSVNTLVSNAAVSKIHAIIEWENDAWHIRDLSSNGTWLNNRRLPENTKAQLKLNDDIYFAGLKDIRFTVKDLSAPCDLLIPLNLETNPGLLKANSGQLPAFSLSHYHLLPSEQNPEIVLYLNRFNGLWSVEYLNQENITLTDAENLSRGQSIHNTQHPHVVNEHDIITFAGQKWRLQLSHLEKSTELLSNNEEKINQLSFTFNLTPDEEETQLKLHHQGKTTDFQVRSHHYLTLNLARYRVIDIQKGLAPELQGWVYPEQLAKDIGLSISHLNIQIHRARKQFVDALINISDAEDIIQRQSGKIRFGGSVFRIYKGQHLEAASGHDMAEQTVKKNLTDAGSPPLRDENNNNMVANFVEN
- the ubiT gene encoding ubiquinone anaerobic biosynthesis accessory factor UbiT; translated protein: MLPIPSAITAKASDITSHLGLGLSNKLPKLLGKAGLLPLNIRSGVIQAIPRLVSPAFSLLPFSTQKKLLLPALTSVFKEALVDGEFDFLQDKWLRISITDLDINWWLSYDKDQLIMAPAQDFSEENPEDVSFSASGDDLLLIAGRKQDPDTLFFQRRLKIEGDTELGLELKNLIDAIDIDQLPSAVHDLVAAAAELLQQTKTELAAKN